The following proteins come from a genomic window of Gottfriedia acidiceleris:
- the ablA gene encoding lysine 2,3-aminomutase: protein MVNAVYAPQRHWKEIELWKDVTDEQWNDWVWQLTNTIKSLDELKQVINLTPDEEDGVRIATKTIPLNITPYYASLMNPDDPRCPVRMQSVPISAEIHKTKYDLEDPLHEDEDSPVPGLTHRYPDRVLFLVTNQCSMYCRYCTRRRFSGQIGMGVPKKQLDAAINYISKNPQVRDVLISGGDGLLINDNILEYILKNLREIPHVEIIRIGTRAPVVFPQRITENLCNILKKYHPVWLNTHFNTSIEITEESKRACEMLANAGVPLGNQAVILAGINDSVPIMKKLMHDLVKIRVRPYYIYQCDLSEGIGHFRAPVSKGLEIMEGLRGHTSGYAVPTFVVDAPGGGGKISLQPNYLISQSADKVVLRNFEGVITTYPEPQNYVPGRAEAYFKEIYPNMEEKRSNAGIAGLMNETKFNLVPEGLQRMEVRKTYATNPEHASLKDKRDKRDELKEKKFQAQLTKIQVSEKLVGSAQGDTE from the coding sequence ATGGTAAATGCAGTCTATGCTCCACAAAGACATTGGAAAGAAATTGAATTATGGAAAGATGTAACAGATGAACAATGGAATGATTGGGTTTGGCAACTTACAAACACCATCAAATCATTGGATGAGTTAAAGCAAGTAATTAACCTCACGCCAGACGAAGAAGATGGGGTACGAATTGCGACAAAAACAATTCCACTAAACATTACCCCATATTATGCATCGTTAATGAATCCGGATGACCCACGTTGTCCAGTTCGTATGCAATCAGTTCCGATCTCTGCGGAGATTCATAAAACTAAGTATGATTTAGAGGACCCTCTTCATGAGGATGAAGATTCTCCTGTACCAGGTTTAACACATCGTTATCCAGATCGTGTCCTTTTTTTAGTAACAAATCAATGCTCAATGTACTGTCGTTACTGTACTAGACGTCGCTTCTCAGGACAAATTGGAATGGGAGTGCCAAAGAAACAGCTTGATGCTGCTATTAATTACATTAGCAAAAATCCTCAAGTACGAGATGTACTTATTTCAGGGGGAGACGGTCTTTTAATTAACGATAATATTTTAGAGTATATTTTAAAAAATTTACGTGAAATTCCACATGTGGAAATTATCCGTATTGGTACAAGGGCACCTGTAGTATTCCCACAACGTATTACTGAAAATCTTTGTAATATCTTAAAAAAATATCATCCAGTTTGGTTAAATACTCACTTTAATACTTCAATTGAAATTACAGAGGAATCGAAACGAGCTTGTGAAATGCTTGCAAATGCAGGTGTACCATTAGGAAACCAAGCCGTAATCTTAGCTGGAATTAACGACAGTGTACCAATTATGAAAAAGCTAATGCATGATTTAGTTAAAATTCGTGTTCGTCCATATTATATTTATCAATGTGATTTATCAGAAGGAATTGGTCACTTCCGTGCACCTGTTTCAAAAGGTTTAGAAATTATGGAAGGATTACGCGGCCATACTTCTGGATATGCAGTACCAACATTTGTAGTAGACGCACCGGGTGGAGGAGGAAAAATTTCTCTTCAACCAAATTACTTAATTTCGCAAAGTGCTGATAAAGTTGTTCTTCGTAATTTTGAAGGTGTAATAACTACTTATCCAGAACCACAAAATTACGTACCAGGTAGAGCAGAAGCGTACTTTAAAGAAATTTATCCTAATATGGAAGAAAAACGTTCTAATGCAGGAATCGCGGGATTAATGAATGAAACAAAATTCAATCTTGTACCAGAAGGTTTACAACGTATGGAAGTTCGTAAAACATATGCAACAAACCCAGAGCATGCTTCTTTGAAAGATAAGCGGGATAAACGCGACGAATTAAAAGAGAAGAAATTCCAAGCACAGCTTACAAAAATCCAAGTTAGTGAAAAGCTAGTAGGAAGTGCGCAAGGAGACACTGAATGA
- a CDS encoding YokU family protein — translation MKCQWCESANIVESTNTVYWELPDGTKAIEIKETPCIICLDCKITYQTDDTVSAIEEQLYLIDTKLLGKTTSYNGLIEQQRLLKRNYFDFSK, via the coding sequence ATGAAATGTCAGTGGTGTGAATCAGCTAACATAGTTGAATCAACAAATACGGTCTACTGGGAACTTCCTGATGGTACGAAGGCAATTGAGATTAAAGAAACACCATGTATCATTTGCTTAGATTGTAAAATAACATATCAAACAGATGATACGGTTAGTGCAATTGAAGAGCAATTATACTTAATCGACACTAAATTACTTGGTAAAACAACTTCATATAATGGGTTAATCGAGCAACAAAGATTATTAAAGAGGAATTACTTTGACTTTTCCAAATAA
- a CDS encoding amino acid permease yields the protein MPQELKRGLKPRHITMISLGGTIGTGLFLASGGAIHTAGPGGVLAAYIAIGIMVYFLMTSLAEMATYMPVAGSFSTYATKFVDPALGFALGWNYWYNWAITIAAELAAVTMVMKFWLPHTSSLLWSSLFLAIIFLLNYLSVKGFGESEYWFSIIKVVTVIIFLISGFLMIFGIIGGEAVGFKNFTVGDAPFHGGFMATLGIFMAAGFSFQGTELLGVAAGESEEPERNIPRAARQIFWRILLFYVLSVFVIGLLIPYTNHNLASGDVAVSPFTLVFDKAGIAFAASVMNAVILTAVLSAGNSGMYASARMLWDMARQGKAPKALGRLNKRGVPVNALMITAAVGTLAFLASLYGDGVVYIWLLNASGMSGFIAWLGIAICHYRFRKAYVAQGKDLNDLPYKAKWFPFGPIFAFVLCGVVILGQNYSAFMGKTIDWNGVLVSYIGLPLFLILWIGYKLIKRTKIVQLNECDLEN from the coding sequence ATGCCTCAAGAGCTAAAGCGTGGATTAAAACCACGCCATATTACAATGATTTCACTCGGAGGAACAATTGGAACAGGTCTATTTTTGGCAAGTGGTGGTGCAATCCATACTGCAGGACCAGGTGGTGTTCTCGCAGCTTATATAGCGATTGGAATAATGGTGTACTTTTTAATGACAAGCCTTGCTGAGATGGCTACATATATGCCAGTTGCCGGATCTTTTAGTACATACGCAACAAAATTCGTCGATCCTGCACTTGGTTTTGCACTTGGCTGGAATTACTGGTATAACTGGGCAATTACGATAGCAGCTGAATTAGCTGCCGTTACAATGGTTATGAAATTCTGGTTACCACATACATCCTCACTCTTATGGAGTTCATTATTTTTAGCGATTATCTTTCTTTTAAACTATCTGTCTGTTAAAGGGTTTGGGGAATCTGAATACTGGTTTTCTATTATAAAAGTTGTTACAGTAATCATTTTTTTAATATCGGGATTTTTAATGATTTTTGGAATTATCGGCGGAGAAGCAGTAGGGTTTAAAAACTTTACAGTTGGTGACGCTCCTTTTCATGGAGGATTCATGGCGACACTTGGAATTTTTATGGCAGCTGGATTTTCTTTCCAAGGTACCGAGTTATTAGGGGTAGCAGCTGGAGAAAGTGAGGAGCCAGAGCGAAATATTCCTCGTGCGGCTCGCCAAATATTTTGGCGTATTTTACTATTTTACGTATTATCTGTATTTGTAATAGGTTTACTAATACCATATACAAATCATAATCTAGCAAGTGGAGATGTAGCTGTTAGTCCATTTACGCTAGTATTTGATAAAGCTGGCATTGCATTTGCAGCATCTGTAATGAATGCAGTTATCTTAACAGCGGTTTTATCAGCTGGAAATTCAGGAATGTATGCTTCAGCTCGAATGCTGTGGGACATGGCTCGCCAAGGAAAAGCTCCAAAGGCATTAGGTAGGTTAAATAAAAGAGGTGTACCAGTTAATGCATTAATGATTACAGCGGCAGTCGGTACATTAGCTTTTTTAGCTTCTCTATATGGTGACGGAGTTGTTTACATTTGGTTACTGAATGCTTCAGGTATGTCTGGTTTTATTGCATGGCTTGGCATTGCAATTTGTCATTATCGATTCCGCAAAGCCTACGTAGCACAAGGGAAGGATTTAAATGACCTACCGTATAAAGCAAAATGGTTCCCATTCGGACCAATATTTGCTTTTGTACTATGTGGGGTTGTAATTCTTGGCCAAAACTATTCAGCATTTATGGGCAAAACAATTGACTGGAATGGTGTACTTGTTTCATATATAGGGTTGCCATTATTTCTTATTTTATGGATTGGCTATAAACTAATAAAAAGAACAAAAATTGTTCAGCTTAATGAGTGCGATTTGGAGAATTGA